GGCGCCCGAGTCCCGTACTTCCAGGGCCACTTCATCCTTCTCGTAGGCGAGCAGGATGCGCACCTTGGCGCCGGGCGCGTGCTTGCGCACGTTCGTCAGCGCCTCCTGCGCCACGCGCCGTACCGCCTGCGAGGCCTCGGCTGTCAGCTGCCGCCGCTCCCCCGTCACCTGCGTCTCCGCTCCGTCCGCGGCGGCGAGCTCGCGCAAGTAGTCCTCTACGGGAGCCATCTCGCCGCGCAGCGCGGAGAGCGCCTGCCGGGTCTCGGCGAGCCCCTCGCGGGCCATCACCCGGGCCGCCACCACCCGTTCCAGAATCTGTTCCCGAAACGGCCCCTGCGGTCCGCGCTCGATCTGGAGCCGGGCCGCCTCCAGGTGAACGAGCTGCGCCGAGAGGCTGTGCGCGAGGACGTCGTGGATCTCCCGTGCGATACGTGCCCGTTCGGCGAGGGCCGCGGATGTCGCCTCGGCCTCGCGGGCGGCCCGTTCCTGGGCCAGCAGCCGGAATCCGGCACCCCGCGCCTGGGCATCGATCCGCAGTGAGTACCCGCCCAGCAGCACCGCGGCGATGGTGAAGTAGGCCCCGAACTCACTGTCGTCGGCGAGCACGAAGCCGATGGACATCACCGCCACGCTGCCCAGCCCTGCGAAGAGCGGGAGGCGTTCCACCGCCATGACGGAGGCCGAGATCCACAGCACCGTCGCGGGAGCCCCTGCCCCGGCGATGTACGCCCCCGCTCCGAAGGCCGCGACGGCGGCGACCAGTCCGAGCGACGGTCCCAGCCTGTTGGCGAGGGTCGTTCGGTGGAAGCCGAGGATTGCCGCGGCGCAGCAGAGCAGACCCAGCGGCGGGAGCATCGTGCCCCAGCCGTGGAAGACCTTCGAGTCGTACGCGCTGTACACCGCCAAGGCCGCAAGGCCGGCGAACACCGCGATGTCGAGGGCGATGCGGACGCGCGGTACGCCGAGGCGGGACAGTGCTTCCCGCGTCGGCCACACCGTCAACTTGCTGCTTCGCACGTCAGATCCCCCTCCGTCACCCCCGATGCTACGGAGGAGGAGCCGGACCCGGGATCGGACCGGGGGTGGAGCCACGGGCTCCACCCCCGGGTGGGGCCGTCGTCAGGCGTCGATCCGCGAGCGGTCCAGCGTCGCCGCGGAGCTGGTGATGAACTCCTTGCGGGGCGCGACCTCATTGCCCATGAGCAGGTCGAAGATCTGCTCGGAGGACTCCAGGTCGCCGATGTTGATCCGGCGCAGGGTGCGGTGACGCGGATCCATGGTGGTCTCCGCGAGCTGATCGGCGTCCATCTCGCCAAGGCCCTTGTAGCGCTGGATGGAGTCCTTGAAGCGGACCCCCTTGCGCTGGAACTCCAGCAGGGTCTGGCGCAGTTCGCTGTCGGAGTAGGTGTACACGTACTTGTCCTGGCCCTTCTTGGGCTGGACCAGCTCGATACGGTGCAGCGGCGGCACCGCGGCGAACACCCGGCCCGCCTCCACCATCGGCCGCATATAGCGCTGGAAGAGCGTGAGCAGCAGACAGCGGATATGGGCGCCGTCGACATCGGCGTCGACAAGCAGGACGATCTTGCCGTAGCGCGCGGCGTCGATGTCGAAGGTACGGCCGGACCCGGCTCCTATGACCTGGATGATCGCGCCGCACTCCGCGTTCTTGAGCATGTCCGAAACGGACGACTTCTGTACGTTGAGGATCTTGCCGCGGATCGGAAGCAGCGCCTGGAACTCGCTGTTCCGGGCGAGCTTGGCGGTGCCGAGCGCGGAGTCTCCCTCGACGATGAAGAGCTCACTGCGCTCCACGTCGTCGCTGCGACAGTCGGCGAGCTTGGCCGGCAGCGAGGAGGTCTCCAGCGCCGTCTTCCGGCGCTGCGCCTCCTTGTGCTGGCGGGCCGCGATGCGGGTGCGGGCCGCGGCGACGGCCTTCTCCAGCACCGCTCGAGCCTGCGCCTTGGCGTCCCGCTTGGTGGAGGTCAGAAAGGCCTTGAGTTCCTTGGCTACGACATTGGCCACGATCCTGTTGGCCGCCGAGGTGCCGAGGACCTCCTTGGTCTGGCCCTCGAACTGCGGCTCGGCCAGCCGGACCGTGACCACGGCGGTGAGGCCCTCCAGGGCGTCGTCCTTGACGATGTCGTCCTCGGCGACGCGCAGCAGCTTGGTGGAGCGCAGCACCTCGTTCATCGTCTTGGTGACGGAGCGCTCGAAGCCGGTCACATGGGTGCCGCCCTTGGGGGTGGCGATGATGTTCACGAACGACTTCAGGGTGGTGTCGTAGCCCGTGCCCCAGCGCAGGGCGATGTCGACGCCGAGCTCCCGGGTGACCTCGGTGGGGGTCATGTGGCCGCGGTCGTCGAGGACCGGGACGGTCTCCTTGAAGTGGCCCTGTCCGGTCAGCCGCAGCACGTCACACACGGCCTTGTCCTGGGCCAGGTACTCACAGAACTCGCTGATGCCGCCGTCGAAGCGGAAGGTCTCCTCACTCTTGCCCTCTCCCTCCAGGTCCCGCTCGTCACGGACGACGATGGTCAGGCCGGGTACCAGAAAGGCGGTCTGGCGGGCACGCTGGTGGAGGTGGTCCAGGGAGAGCCTGGCGTCCTTGAGGAAGATCTGCCGGTCCGCCCAGTACCGCACGCGCGTGCCGGTACGGGTCTTCGGGACGCGCTTGCCCTTGAGCAGCCC
This window of the Streptomyces sp. SLBN-118 genome carries:
- a CDS encoding sensor histidine kinase gives rise to the protein MRSSKLTVWPTREALSRLGVPRVRIALDIAVFAGLAALAVYSAYDSKVFHGWGTMLPPLGLLCCAAAILGFHRTTLANRLGPSLGLVAAVAAFGAGAYIAGAGAPATVLWISASVMAVERLPLFAGLGSVAVMSIGFVLADDSEFGAYFTIAAVLLGGYSLRIDAQARGAGFRLLAQERAAREAEATSAALAERARIAREIHDVLAHSLSAQLVHLEAARLQIERGPQGPFREQILERVVAARVMAREGLAETRQALSALRGEMAPVEDYLRELAAADGAETQVTGERRQLTAEASQAVRRVAQEALTNVRKHAPGAKVRILLAYEKDEVALEVRDSGAGTHGGELAASGGGYGLLGMRERAELLGGTLEARPEREGFVVRLRVPA
- a CDS encoding type IIA DNA topoisomerase subunit B, translating into MTAETSVPSSAVLTADRDGSNYTARHLLVLEGLEAVRKRPGMYIGSTDSRGLMHCLWEIIDNSVDEALGGHCDHIEVILHEDGSVEVKDNGRGIPIDKEPKTGLSGVEVVMTKLHAGGKFGGGSYAASGGLHGVGASVVNALSARLDVEVDRSSATHMISFRRGVPGIFTESGPDAPFDPANGLLKGKRVPKTRTGTRVRYWADRQIFLKDARLSLDHLHQRARQTAFLVPGLTIVVRDERDLEGEGKSEETFRFDGGISEFCEYLAQDKAVCDVLRLTGQGHFKETVPVLDDRGHMTPTEVTRELGVDIALRWGTGYDTTLKSFVNIIATPKGGTHVTGFERSVTKTMNEVLRSTKLLRVAEDDIVKDDALEGLTAVVTVRLAEPQFEGQTKEVLGTSAANRIVANVVAKELKAFLTSTKRDAKAQARAVLEKAVAAARTRIAARQHKEAQRRKTALETSSLPAKLADCRSDDVERSELFIVEGDSALGTAKLARNSEFQALLPIRGKILNVQKSSVSDMLKNAECGAIIQVIGAGSGRTFDIDAARYGKIVLLVDADVDGAHIRCLLLTLFQRYMRPMVEAGRVFAAVPPLHRIELVQPKKGQDKYVYTYSDSELRQTLLEFQRKGVRFKDSIQRYKGLGEMDADQLAETTMDPRHRTLRRINIGDLESSEQIFDLLMGNEVAPRKEFITSSAATLDRSRIDA